From the genome of Chanos chanos chromosome 5, fChaCha1.1, whole genome shotgun sequence, one region includes:
- the sult1st6 gene encoding sulfotransferase 1C2 isoform X1: protein MEKTQLSYEETIRRAQGSMERFPLKNVNGVPLMCYIADNWDSISAFCPDPSDLLIATYPKAGTTWTQEIVDLLLNNGDAEACKRAPIVERIPFLEICSPPPIPSGLDLLKKMSPPRVIKTHLPFQLVPEGFWKNKCKVIYVARNAKDNLVSYYHFDRMNFTQPEPGPWEEYLNKFMKGEVGWGSWYDHVKGYWREREKRNILYLFYEDMKENPRREVERIMRYLGLSLSDDVIERIVQLTSFKIMKDNPMVNYTFIPDFVFDQSISPFMRKGEVGDWTNHFTPAQSQLFDEDYARQMKGEDIPFRTNI from the exons ATGGAGAAAACGCAGTTGAGTTATGAGGAGACCATAAGGAGGGCGCAGGGTTCCATGGAACGTTTTCCACTAAAAAATGTGAATGGTGTACCGCTCATGTGCTACATCGCTGACAACTGGGATTCCATCAGTGCATTTTGTCCTGACCCTTCTGACTTGCTCATTGCTACTTACCCCAAAGCAG ggACTACCTGGACCCAGGAGATAGTAGATCTGCTGCTGAATAACGGAGATGCTGAGGCATGTAAGAGAGCTCCCATCGTCGAGCGGATCCCCTTCCTCGAGATCTGCTCTCCTCCCCCTATCCCATCAG GACTAGATCTTCTAAAGAAGATGAGCCCTCCAAGAGTCATCAAGACACACCTTCCATTTCAATTGGTACCTGAGGGATTCTGGAAAAATAAATGCaag GTGATCTATGTTGCCCGGAACGCGAAGGATAATCTAGTTAGTTACTACCACTTTGACCGTATGAACTTCACCCAACCAGAGCCTGGGCCATGGGAGGAATACCTGAACAAGTTCATGAAGGGAGAAG TGGGTTGGGGCTCCTGGTATGATCATGTGAAAGGTTACTGGAGGGAACGAGAAAAGAGGAATATCCTCTACCTTTTTTATGAGGATATGAAAGAG AATCCTCGTCGGGAGGTGGAGCGGATTATGCGCTATTTGGGCTTGTCGCtttctgatgatgtcattgaGCGTATTGTACAGCTGACCTCATTCAAGATCATGAAGGACAATCCCATGGTGAACTACACCTTCATCCCTGACTTTGTTTTTGATCAgtccatctctccattcatGAGAAAAG GTGAAGTGGGAGACTGGACCAATCATTTCACTCCAGCTCAGTCACAGCTCTTTGATGAAGACTATGCCAGGCAGATGAAAGGAGAGGATATACCCTTTCGTACAAACATATGA
- the sult1st6 gene encoding sulfotransferase 1C2 isoform X2, with protein sequence MEKTQLSYEETIRRAQGSMERFPLKNVNGVPLMCYIADNWDSISAFCPDPSDLLIATYPKAGTTWTQEIVDLLLNNGDAEACKRAPIVERIPFLEICSPPPIPSGLDLLKKMSPPRVIKTHLPFQLVPEGFWKNKCKVIYVARNAKDNLVSYYHFDRMNFTQPEPGPWEEYLNKFMKGEVGWGSWYDHVKGYWREREKRNILYLFYEDMKENPRREVERIMRYLGLSLSDDVIERIVQLTSFKIMKDNPMVNYTFIPDFVFDQSISPFMRKGQLGDWTNHFTPAQSQLFDEDYARQMKGEDIPFRTNI encoded by the exons ATGGAGAAAACGCAGTTGAGTTATGAGGAGACCATAAGGAGGGCGCAGGGTTCCATGGAACGTTTTCCACTAAAAAATGTGAATGGTGTACCGCTCATGTGCTACATCGCTGACAACTGGGATTCCATCAGTGCATTTTGTCCTGACCCTTCTGACTTGCTCATTGCTACTTACCCCAAAGCAG ggACTACCTGGACCCAGGAGATAGTAGATCTGCTGCTGAATAACGGAGATGCTGAGGCATGTAAGAGAGCTCCCATCGTCGAGCGGATCCCCTTCCTCGAGATCTGCTCTCCTCCCCCTATCCCATCAG GACTAGATCTTCTAAAGAAGATGAGCCCTCCAAGAGTCATCAAGACACACCTTCCATTTCAATTGGTACCTGAGGGATTCTGGAAAAATAAATGCaag GTGATCTATGTTGCCCGGAACGCGAAGGATAATCTAGTTAGTTACTACCACTTTGACCGTATGAACTTCACCCAACCAGAGCCTGGGCCATGGGAGGAATACCTGAACAAGTTCATGAAGGGAGAAG TGGGTTGGGGCTCCTGGTATGATCATGTGAAAGGTTACTGGAGGGAACGAGAAAAGAGGAATATCCTCTACCTTTTTTATGAGGATATGAAAGAG AATCCTCGTCGGGAGGTGGAGCGGATTATGCGCTATTTGGGCTTGTCGCtttctgatgatgtcattgaGCGTATTGTACAGCTGACCTCATTCAAGATCATGAAGGACAATCCCATGGTGAACTACACCTTCATCCCTGACTTTGTTTTTGATCAgtccatctctccattcatGAGAAAAGGTCAGT TGGGAGACTGGACCAATCATTTCACTCCAGCTCAGTCACAGCTCTTTGATGAAGACTATGCCAGGCAGATGAAAGGAGAGGATATACCCTTTCGTACAAACATATGA